TGCCGCAGTGGTAGGTGTCCCCGCAGTGGGCGTAGACCCCCACCAGAGCCACCTCGGCGGGCGCCTCCTCTGCAATGGCCCGCGCCAGCTCCAGGGCGCCGGGGTCGGTGGGCCGCACGCCGGCTGCGAGGTGGGCGGTGGGGGGGGAAACGGGCGCTGGGGCTCAAATATCCCCCGTTGGTGGCAATGTTGGGGTTGGGGGACATGGGGAACCTTCTCTATGGGGCATCCTTGCAGGGGGTGGGTGAAAAATGGGGTTTGGGGGCTTGAATGACCCGTGTTGGCTGAGATGTTGAGGTTGAAGGCCATGGGGCACCTTCTCCACAGAGCATCCTTGCAGTGGAGGGGTGAAACACGGTTTTGGGGACACAAATGACCCATGAGATGGGTCATGATCCATAAGCTCCTGAGATGCTGGAGTTGGGGTGGTGTgggcctctctctccccccccccagggaggaTTCTTgcggggcaggggtgtgtgtgtgaaaaacaGGCTTTGGGGACCCAAGTGCTGCGTGTTCGCTGAGATGTTGGGGTTGGATGACATGGGACACCTTCCCTGTGGAACATCCTTGCAGGAGATGGGAGAATTTTGGGACTGGACCAACCCATGTAGGTGGAGATGCTGGGGCTGTGGTTTTTGGAGTTGGGGGTTTGTGGGACATCTCTCCCCCCCCCAATGGAGCATCCCTGCAGGAGGTGGGTGAAAAATTGGATTTGGGGACTTAAATGCCCCACATTGGCCGAGATGCTGGGGTTGGAGGACATGGTACACCTTCCTGGTGGAGCATCCTTGCAGAGAAGGGATGAAAAAGGAGGGTTTTGGGGCTCGAATGCCCCACGTTGGCCAAGATGCTGGGGCTGGAGAACAAGGGGGACCTTCACTGCAGAGCATCCTTGCAGAAGAGGGGTGAAAAAGGAGGGTTTTGGGGCTCGAATGCCCCACGTTGGCCAAGATGCTGGGGTTGGAGAACAAGGGACACCTTCTCTACAGAGCATCCTTGCAGAAGAGGGGTGAAAAAGGAGGGTTTGGGGGCTTGAATGCCCCATGTTGGGGGCTTGAATGCCCCATGTTGGCTGAGATGTTGGGTTGGAGGCCATGGGACACCTTCTCTACAGAGCATCCTTGCAGAAGAGGGGTGAAAAAGGGGGGTTTGGGGACTTGAATGCCCTACGCTGGCTGAGATGTTGGGTTGGAGGCCATGGGACACCTTCTCTACAGAGCATCCTTGAAGTGGCGAGATGAAACACGGGGTTCGGTGGGGCTCAGCGGACCCACACGGGTACCAGGCGCCCCTACCTCTGCCGTTGCCGCAGTCGAGCTTGAGCCAGACGAGCCAGCGCTTGCCGGGGGCCAACGGGCGCCGGCGCAGGAGGGCCAGGCCCTGGGGGCTGTCGAGCAGCACCTGGAAGGCCTCGAGGCGCTGGGCCAGCGCCGCGCACTCCTccaggcgggcggcgggcagcgggtaGGCGTAGAGGATGTCGTCGAAGCCGCCGGCGGCGAAGAAGCGCGCCTCGGCCAGCGTGGAGACCGCGATGCCCCGGCGCGTGCCGCCGGTGGCCAGCGCTGCGCCTTCCCTGCGGGATGGGGGTGAGCGGGATGCGGCGGGATGCGGCGGGATGCGGTGGGATGGGGGACGAGGGGGCGGGATGGGGGGCACTCACAGCGTCTTGTGGGTCTTGACGTGGGGCCGCAGGCGGACGCCCAGGGCCCGGCAGCGCTCCAGCATGCGCTCGGCGTTGCGCCGCGCCGTGGCCTCCgacacggccagggccggcgtgGGCAGCTCCTCCAGGCGCCGGCCCAGCCACGCGCTgccctgccggggcggggggacgcggggatgGCGCTGGGCAGCGGGGACTGGGGACTGCGCCCTGCCCTGCGCCCTGCATGCACGTTGCCCTGCACCCAGCGATGCACCCAGCAGTGCGCCCGgtgctgctcccagccctgctccctgctccctgccctgctccctgctccctgccctgctccctgttcacagccctgctccctgctccctgccctgctccctgttcacagccctgctccctgctcccagccctgctcctagCCCTGCTCCGtgttccctgccctgctcccagctcccagccctgatcccagctcccagccctgttccctgccctgctccctgctcccagccctgttcCCTGCTCCCAgttccctgctcccagccctgctcccagctcccagccctgctcccagccctgctccctgctccctgccctgttcccagccctgctgtttccagccctgctcccagccctgttcccagccctgctcccagccttgctccctgctctgctccctgccctgttcccagctccctgccctgctcccagccctgctcccagctccctgccctgttcccagccctgctgtttccagccctgttcccagccctgctcccagccctgttcccagccctactccctgctcccagccctgctccctcctcacagctccctgccctgctcccagccctgctccctgctccctgttcccagccctgctcccttccctgctccctgctcccagctctgttcccagccctgctccctgctcccagccctgctcccagctcccagccctgctcccagccctgctccctgctcccagccctgctccagccctgctccctgctcccagccctgttcccagccttgctccctgctctgctcccagccctgctcccagccctgctcccagctccctgccctgttcccagccctgctgtttccagccctgttcccagccctgctcccagccctgctccctgctcccagccctgctccagccctgctccctgctcccagccctgttcccagccttgctccctgctctgctcccagccctgttccctgccctgctccctgctcccagccctgctcccagccctgttcCCTGCTCCCAGTTctgttcccagccctgctcccagccctgctcccagccctgttccctgctcccagccctgctcccagccctgctccctgctcccagccctgctcccagctcccagccctgctcccagctcccagccttgctccctgctctgctccctgctctgctcccagccctgctcccagctcccagccctgttcccagccctgctcccagcgctGTTCCCTGCTCCCAGTcctgttcccagccctgctcccagccctgctcccttccctgctcccagctcccagccctgctccctgctcccagccctgttcccagccctgctccctgctctgctcccagccctgttcccagccctgctcccctctcccagccctgctgccgtccctgctcccagccctgttcCCAGCCAGCACCGGCTTCGCGTCGATGGcaggtgcctcagtttccctgccgcCTCCTGCAGCAGCCGCCGTCACCGACGCCCCGGGTGCAGGTCCCagggcccccggggcccccggcccTCCGCTGCCCGCTCCGTCCATCCCTCCGTCCATCCctccgtccatccgtccgtccgtccgtccgcggCGTCTCCGGCAGCTTGCCGctgcgccgggctccgcggccccTCTGGCcgccggccgggagcggggccggcacggggcagccgtCGGCGCCACGTGACGCCCGGGCACCCGGAGCCCGGTGTCCCCAGCCGGGGACAGAGGGCacgagcggccgcggggcccccggcggcGCATGGGGCGGGTGAGGACACGGGTCGGGGCGGCACGGAGGGAGCCTGCCAGCTCCCGCGGGCAGCGGGCCGGAGAGCCGGTCGGGATGCGACCCCTTGCTCCCGTGCGGACCGGGGCACGGAGGCAtctgggggggcccgggggaggATCGCACCTCGGAGGGCTTGCGGAGGCCCTGCTGAGACCCGCCGCGCTCGTGACACGTGGGCACGCCGCTGCCAAGAGCCGAGCCCGCCCCCGCGCTCGGGACACGCGGGCGCAGGGCTGCCAAGAGCcgagcccccccccgcgcccgtgacACGTGGGTGCAGGGCTGCCAGCACCCCCTCCGCGTCCACGACACGTGGGCACGCGGCTGCCAAGAGCCGAGGCCCACCCCGCTCGTGACACGTGGGTAACCAGCTGCTGAGGCCCCCCGCGCTCGTGACACGTGGGTGCAGCGCTGCCAAGAGCCGAGCTCCCCCCGTGCTCGAGACATGTGGGTGCCGGGCTGCCAAGAGCTGAGGCCCAGCCCGCTCGTGACACGTGGGGACCCAGGGCTGAGACCCCCCCCCATGCTCGTGACATGTGGGTGCAGCGCTGCCAAGAGCTGAGGCCCAGCCCGCTCGTGACACGTGGGGACCCAGGGCTGAGACCCCCCCATGCTCGTGACATGTGGGTGCAGCGCTACCAAGAGCTGAGGCCCAGCCCACTCGTGACATGTGGGGACCCAGGGCTGAGATCCCCCATGCTCGTGACATGTGGGTGCAGCGCTGCCAAGAGCTGAGGCCCACCCTGCTCGTGACACGTTGGGCCATGGCGGCTGAGACCCTCCATGCTCGTGACATGTGGGTGCAGCGTTGCCAAGAGCTGAGGCCCAGCCCGCTCGTGACACGTGGGGACCCAGGGCTGAGACCCCCCCATGCTCGTGACATGTGGGTGCAGCGCTGCCAAGAGCTGAGGCCCACCCTGCTCGTGACACGTGGGGCCATGGCGGCTGAGACCCCCCATGCTCGTGACACGTGGGGCCACGGCGGCTGAGACCCCCCGTTCTCGTGACATGTGCGAACACGGCTGCTGAGAACTGACCCCCACCCCGTGCTTGTGACACAGGGGAAGGGGGCTGCCGAGCTCCCCCCCCACTCATGACATGGGGGCAAATGGCTGCTGAGGCCTGGCACGCTCGTGACACGTGGGTAAATGGCTGCTGAGACCCCCCACGCTCGTGACACGCGGGCACAGGGCTGGTGCGGCGAGCGGGTCCCGGCTCGCTGCAGGGACAGGTCTCGGGAGACAACAGCCTTGTGCACCTTTATTtcatatatagagatatatatatatatatatatttctttttgtaaaagAGCTATAAATCGATAGAAAAACCAGTGGGTGGGGGCCAGCCGGCTCCTGGCCAGCCGGCGCGGCGCTCCGGGCCCCGGGGGTGAGCGGGACCCCCCCTCCGCGGGATgcctcttccctgccctccgAACCGCCCCGCGGCGGGACGGGATGCTCCGGGCGGCTCCTGGGCGCCGTAGTGCAAGAGAGGCGGCGGCAAGGCcaccgccgcgggggccggcgcggggtcCCCGGGATGAGGGCGTGCTCCGGCGCCGGCGGTGATGGGCGCTGGGGACCGGCCGGGCTACGACTTGCCCTCGGCGGGGTTGTACTCGGTCTCGCCGGCCGACACCTGGGAGATGCGCCGCGTGGAGCGCCACAGCCGCCGGTGGAACTGGCCCGTCCTCACCTGGCGCAGGGGTGGGATTCAGCAACACCAGCCCTgttcccgtccccatccccatccgtATCCCCATCCGCATCCCCATCCCTTTCCCTATCCCCTTTCCCCATCTGCAGCCCTATCCTTTTGCCCTGCCCCCTCCACATTCCCATCTCATCCCCTTCCCTATGCACATCCCCATCTCCttccccacctgcctgcccttcctcttcctcttcatcccatcccatccccaacCCACACCAATCCCCACCCCTGCATCCCGCGCCCCATCCTCATCCCATCCCGGGCCCCTTCCCCTTCtctatcccatcccatccccatccttaTCCCCTTCCCCATCTGCATCCCCTTCCCCATCCTTTTCCCCATCCCCTTTCCCCATATGCTTCCCcatcctcttccccttccctatCCACATCCCCATCTTCATCCCCATCTCCTTTCCCAcctgcctgcccttccccttcccacacCAATCCCAACCCCTATCCCTTCCGCATCCCACTCCCCAACCCCTTCTGCCACCCCTTCTCCATCCTCGTCCCATCCCTGGCCCCTTCCTCTTCtctatcccatcccatccccatccctatcTTCTTCCCGATCCTCATCACatccacctcctcttccccatcctcatccccctccctgtccccatccccttccATTTCTGCATCCTCATCCTCTTCCCTATCCCCTTCCGCATCCCACTCCCATCTCCTCCTGTTCCCAATCCCCATCCCAATCCCCTTCCACTTCTGCATCCTCATCCTCTTCCCCGCCCCCTTCCGCATCCCACCCCCATCTCCTCCTGTTCCCAATCCCCATCCCAATCCCCTTCCACTTCTGCATCCTCACCCTCTTCCCCGCCCccttccccatcccacccccatcTCCTCCTGTTCCCAATCCCCATCCCAATCCCCTTCCCttgcccccttccctcccccattcCCCATCCCTGGCCCCTCTGGTCCCCCTCTGCCCCGCGGAGCAGGAGCGCAAGCAGAGCGCCCCGCTCCAGCCACACGCACGGAGCACAGGGACATGCGAGGCCACCACGAGGCCACCACGACCTTCTCCCAGTCCTGCCGGCACACCGAGGGCCGGCACCGAGCCCTCGGAGGCAGC
This Dromaius novaehollandiae isolate bDroNov1 chromosome 2, bDroNov1.hap1, whole genome shotgun sequence DNA region includes the following protein-coding sequences:
- the LOC135327413 gene encoding D-serine dehydratase-like is translated as MDGGMDGGMDGAGSGGPGAPGALGPAPGASVTAAAAGGGRETEAPAIDAKPGSAWLGRRLEELPTPALAVSEATARRNAERMLERCRALGVRLRPHVKTHKTLEGAALATGGTRRGIAVSTLAEARFFAAGGFDDILYAYPLPAARLEECAALAQRLEAFQVLLDSPQGLALLRRRPLAPGKRWLVWLKLDCGNGRAGVRPTDPGALELARAIAEEAPAEVALVGVYAHCGDTYHCGSVPEVQAIARATTTAMLDFVATLRQAGVPCAQASVGSTPSCSHPVPEMAALTELHPGNYLFYDLQQTLLGSCRLEDVALRVLTRVVGHYRHRNQLLVDCGWAALSLHGQGRPPAAFAAVEGHPELRLVGLTQEHGQLEPAAGPLDFGRFPVGSVLALVPFHACATAAMHPVYYVHAQGTVVALWHPARGW